The Candidatus Rokuibacteriota bacterium genomic sequence TCTCCCCAGTGGGGAGAGGGGAACTGTGGGCGCTCTCTCTTGGGGAGAGGGAGCCGGCAAGGGGGGATATCACAGGGGTTTGCAGCCGGGGCGGTCGTAGCGGTGGAACTCGCCGCGCGCGTTGATGGCGACGCGGATGGTGGGCTCGCTGCCCACCGGCTCGACGTGGTGCCAGCGGTTCTTGGGGCCGAAGACGAAGTCGCCGGCTCGCGCGTGGACAGTCGCGGGCGCGTCCTCGATGTGCCAGTCGATCTTGCCCTGCAGCACCACCCACCACTCGTCGTGCAGGTGGTAGTGCGTGTCGTTCGGATGCCCGGGGGCGTGGCAGATGATGAAGGCCTGGATGTCGTCGGTCATTACCATCGCTTCCGACCACGGCGGGGCGCCCTTCTTCGCCTTGAGGTCTCCCAGGCGCGCCTGCAGCGTGCCGATCTCCATGAGCGGGATGCGGTCGGCCATATGCGTCTCCTGGATGCCGCTCAGGCGCCGGCGGCGCGGGTGATGCGGTCGGTCTTGCCGGACTCGTAGCGGCCGGTGCGGGCGATGCTCCAGAGCACGCGCCAGGCCCCGCGCGTCGCCAGCAGCCAGTAGGTCTGGCAGCGGAAGGTGCCGAGGAACTTCTCCTTGAGGCTCTTGCGGCGCAGGTCCACCTCGCGCGGGAGATACGGCCGCAGCTCCTCGACGAGGTTCTGGGTGACGATGCCGCCCACCCACACGGTCAGGATCAGCGAGAGCGTCGGCGCGCCCGTCGCCAGGTAGAAGAGCCACGGGTGGCGGCCGCGGTACATGTAGGCGAGCCACCAGCCGAGGTAGCCCGTCGCCGGATACACGAGCGCGGCGATCGGCCACTCGACGACCTTGTTGCCGACGTGCCGGACCAGTTGGGCCAGGTTGAAGGCTGTCGGGCGCTCGCGGAAGACGCGCCGCAGGAACGGGATGTCGTCGAGCACGCCCAGGTACCAGCGCGCGTTCTGACGGACCATCTTGTCGGGCGTCTCGGGCAGATCCATCAGCTCGACCATCGGCATCGCCTGGATCAGGATGCCGCGCGCGCCGAGCGCGTAGCCGAGCGTGGAATCCTCCGTGGCGCCCGAGGTCGGGAAGCCGCCCAGGGACTGCATCACGTCCAGGCGCACGAACTGGTTGTGGCCGAGGCAGATCTGGGAGCGGCGGAAGCAGAGCTCGAAAGCCGGGCGCGCGAGCCGCCCGAGCCGCGGGAAGCGCGCGGAGAAGCCGTCGAACAGCCGCACCCGCTTGACCTCGTTGATGAGCCGCGCGATCGAGACGCGGATGAAGATGGACGACTGCTGAATGGCGCAGATCTTCCCGCGGATGTCGAGCCGGTCGTAGTTGGCGAGCGACAGCGTGATGCCCTGGTACGCGAGGCTCCCCTGCCCCCCGAGCTCGAGCGAAGCGATCCAGCGGTACGTGTCGGGGTCGGGGATCGAGTCGGCGTCGCTCACGCCGACGAAGACGCGCGACGGATCGAAGGAGTCGCCCAGGATCTCGCGGAGGGCCTCGGGGCGGAGCGCCCAGTTGAGCTGCTGCGCCTTGCGGCCGGGCCCCGGCATGACGAGATGCGCGAGGCGCTTCTGCTGGTAGGGCGGCAGGGTCTCGCGGAGCCGGCGCACCAGCTCGCCCGTGCACACGCCCATGGCCGGGTGCGGCGCGCGCTCTTCCTCCTTCTTGGTCACGACGACGACATGGAGGCCCGGGTGCGGGTAGCGCGAGGCGCAGAGCGCCTTGACCGTGCCCGCGATGTCGGGCTCCTGGAAGGCCGGGACGAGGTGGAGGAAGACGGGCGCCTGGGGGTCGTGCTCGAGCGCCTCCTCGGTCGGCAGCGCGGAACGGCGCGCGTACGCATCGCGGACGAAACGCACCGTCGTCAGCATGCCGCGCCAGTCGAGGCTCAGCTTGAAGGACGCGCGGACGTTCAAGACGAGGGCGACGACGAACAGGATCGGCAGGAGCGCGTCCATGGGGGCCCCGGTAGTCTAGCGGCTTCCGGAGGCCGGCGGCAGCTTGAGCACGCGGTCGCCGGGCTTGACCAGCCCGAGCTTGTCGCGGGCGATCTGCTCGATGTAATCGGGATCGGTCCGGAGGCGATCCACATCGGCCGTCAGCCGCGCGGTCTCGGCGCGGAGCGCGCCCACCTCGCGCTCGAGGTTCTCGACTTCCTTCTTGAGCGTCCACACGCGCGTGAGGCTCTGCCCGCCGTAGGCGGCGAACGAGACGGCCAGCACCGCGAGCACCGCCGTGCGGACGAGACGGAGCGAGCGCACGTTCACTGCGCCCGGCTCCCGAAGGCCGCCCGGCCCGGCCAGACGGCAGACGGGCCCAGCTCCTCCTCGATGCGCAGGAGCTGGTTGTACTTCGCGGTGCGCTCGCCGCGGGAGAGCGAGCCGGTCTTGATCTGCCCGGCGTTGACGGCGACGGCCAGGTCCGCGACGAAGGTGTCCTCGGTCTCGCCCGAGCGGTGCGAGATGATCGTGCCGTAGCCGGCGCGCTTGGCCAGCTCGATCGTCTCGAGCGTCTCGGTCAGCGTCCCGATCTGGTTCAGCTTGACCAGGATCGCATTCGCGATCCCCTTGCGGATGCCCTCCTGGAGGATGGCCGGGCTGGTGACGAAGATGTCGTCCCCCACGATCTGGATGCGCGAGCCCAGCCGTTGCGTCAGCGCCCGCCACCCCTCCCAGTCGTCCTCGCCCAGGCCGTCCTCGATCGAGCAGATGGGGTAGCGCGAGAGGAGCTGCTCGTAAAACGCGATCATCTCCTCGCGGGACTTGTCGGCACGGTCGGCGCGCAGGCGGTAGCGCCCGTGCTTGCCGAACTCGCTCGCCGCCGGGTCGAGGGCGAGGAAGACGTCCTCCCCGGGCCGGTAGCCGGCGCGCTCGATGGCGCGCAGCACGAAGTCGAGCGCCGCCTCGTTGCCGGGCAGGCTCGGGGCAAAGCCGCCCTCGTCGCCCACGCCCGTCGAGAGGCCTTTCTCCTTGAGCAGCTTTTTGAGCGCGTGGAAGACCTCGACGCCGACGCGGAGGGCCTCGCCGAAGGAGCCCGCTCCCGCGGGCACGATCATGAACTCCTGGATGTCCAGGCCGTTGTCGGCATGCGCGCCGCCGTTGAGCACGTTCATCATGGGCACCGGCATGATCCGGGCGCCCGGCCCGCCCAGGT encodes the following:
- a CDS encoding cupin domain-containing protein; protein product: MADRIPLMEIGTLQARLGDLKAKKGAPPWSEAMVMTDDIQAFIICHAPGHPNDTHYHLHDEWWVVLQGKIDWHIEDAPATVHARAGDFVFGPKNRWHHVEPVGSEPTIRVAINARGEFHRYDRPGCKPL
- a CDS encoding glycosyltransferase, with product MDALLPILFVVALVLNVRASFKLSLDWRGMLTTVRFVRDAYARRSALPTEEALEHDPQAPVFLHLVPAFQEPDIAGTVKALCASRYPHPGLHVVVVTKKEEERAPHPAMGVCTGELVRRLRETLPPYQQKRLAHLVMPGPGRKAQQLNWALRPEALREILGDSFDPSRVFVGVSDADSIPDPDTYRWIASLELGGQGSLAYQGITLSLANYDRLDIRGKICAIQQSSIFIRVSIARLINEVKRVRLFDGFSARFPRLGRLARPAFELCFRRSQICLGHNQFVRLDVMQSLGGFPTSGATEDSTLGYALGARGILIQAMPMVELMDLPETPDKMVRQNARWYLGVLDDIPFLRRVFRERPTAFNLAQLVRHVGNKVVEWPIAALVYPATGYLGWWLAYMYRGRHPWLFYLATGAPTLSLILTVWVGGIVTQNLVEELRPYLPREVDLRRKSLKEKFLGTFRCQTYWLLATRGAWRVLWSIARTGRYESGKTDRITRAAGA
- a CDS encoding septum formation initiator family protein, coding for MNVRSLRLVRTAVLAVLAVSFAAYGGQSLTRVWTLKKEVENLEREVGALRAETARLTADVDRLRTDPDYIEQIARDKLGLVKPGDRVLKLPPASGSR
- the eno gene encoding phosphopyruvate hydratase produces the protein MSEIRTVHAREVLDSRGNPTVEVEVWLDSGAFGRAMVPSGASTGTREAVELRDDDDTRYGGKGVRQAVRNVTETIAPEVEGLEATEQAAVDRALLELDGTPNKSGLGANALLGVSLAVARAGADECGLPLYQYLGGPGARIMPVPMMNVLNGGAHADNGLDIQEFMIVPAGAGSFGEALRVGVEVFHALKKLLKEKGLSTGVGDEGGFAPSLPGNEAALDFVLRAIERAGYRPGEDVFLALDPAASEFGKHGRYRLRADRADKSREEMIAFYEQLLSRYPICSIEDGLGEDDWEGWRALTQRLGSRIQIVGDDIFVTSPAILQEGIRKGIANAILVKLNQIGTLTETLETIELAKRAGYGTIISHRSGETEDTFVADLAVAVNAGQIKTGSLSRGERTAKYNQLLRIEEELGPSAVWPGRAAFGSRAQ